Part of the Plasmodium malariae genome assembly, chromosome: 9 genome is shown below.
CACAACTTCAAAAAGGAAACTTTAGAATAaagcattatattttttgttgcctttttttctttgtctTTTAATCAAGTTCagttttttttgataaataatgtatataatttgtgAACCATTTGTTACAAATAAGCAGAATATTTGAACCAAAAAACAAGTTATGAGTGAGAACAAGttgagaagaaaaaaataaaattgtgcATGTGCTATTATGTGAAACTAgttgtttttattatgagctcaattatgatttttttaaaaagaaaaaggatctaaaaataaagaaagcTTTTTAATAGAATCATTTGTAATAGTTAGCTTAAAGGTTTATATTAAAGTGTGTAAAatgctccttttttttttttttttttttttaatatttgagTGATCAATAAGAAttaattacaaataattgaaataattaattttttaatttgtagtTTTACCttccttaaaatattttcttactATTTATATAGTAATTAGAAATTTAAggatttccttttttttttttttttttttgatgttGTCTTATATACtaactatttatatatatatgtactattCGCTTGTAAATGcgcataaattttttaatgtatggtagcatatgtttatatgttatacaGAATTAtctgttataatttttttttatgttaatatatatatatatatatgcatttacttatatatggGTAAATGAAATTTCTAAAATAtccaaatttttatattgtatagAGTCGCCATTTTTGTCAAGTTCctcataaattattttcaaacaaaattttattttttcttatacatAATTAGGGAGCAACCAAATCCGTCTGATGAATATATGGATATGGGTGTCTCTCTAATTTTGtagttttttatatgaattatttttagaaaagagaaagaagTTATTAAAGTATTCTGCgcaattttcttttacttattgttttttattatttgagaATTGAACATTATAGGTTAATATAATCCTTTAGTTCTCAAATCTAAAAGTATTATGATTCTTgagtttatataaattttattatatatttatatatgtatataaataattattaaataatatcaaaAATGAGGGTGTTTCAAATTATAGCGCTTCTAGTATACCTGTGCATACACATTGCAGGGGCTATAAATAATCCACAAAATGATTTCATGGATAGGTTTGATATAGTTAAGAATCACGTAAATATAAGGTGGACTAGTTCGGGTTCCTTAGGAGATGgagatttaaaatatgaaataggtaaggaaaaaaaaagaaaaaatatataaaaaagagatTATAACTTCCATATTAATAACATCTTCGTATATATTAATCTTTTTACGTACGAAAATATTTGCTGAAGTAATGTTTGGTAAAAGAGTATACACATGttctattatttaaatactgcagtattttttttatagatcaCTTGGGTTGTATGTTTAGAAAAAggcaataaaaaattgttttattttatttaaattttttttctgtactTTTTAGATGATGAATATAATGGAACTTCTAACCTTAGTACACCAGAAAATTTGGGAACTTGTCCAAATCACGAAAAGTCAGGAATATCTAAAGGTAGTTGCCCTGATTATGGAAAAACCTTTGTAATGGATTTACAAACAGATGAATATAACGaagattttttaaatgagaTCAGTTTTGGTTTtttgaacaaaaaatttaagatCGCAGTGGAAATTCCAGTTGAGAAAAGTGGAATGGCAATGTATCAAGGACTCTTTAAGAGTTGCCCTTATGATAGAAGTCATAGTTTAATTATAAGAAAggaaaatgaatataacaTGTGTTTTAGCAAGTTTTACGATAATAAGTATATCTCTACGAGAGTTAAAAAACGAActttaagaaataattatgtatattttagttCTCATGGTTTAGGGGGACGATTTGGTTCTAATACAGAATATCCTTTTCATAATTACGACCCAGAAGAAAATTATGTAACTAAAAGGATGAGATATCCAAACTTAATTAAGAATTTATCTGATTGTTCTATTTATTCACATTGTATTGGTCCGTGTCTGGACAAAGATTTTGATAACAAATGCTTTCTTAATTTACCTGTTGTTTTTAAtcataaaacaaaagaatgCGTTATATTAGGAACCCATGAAGAATATAGGAAGAGAAATTGTATAAGTAATAATTCAGATGGTTATGAGAAATGTTTTTTGCcaataaaaaaggaagaaggaAAAGAGTGGACCTATGCATCCTCCTTTTTGCGGCCAGATTATCACACAAAGTGTCCTCCAAGATATCCCTTAAATGATACAGAATTCGGTTATTTTAAAGACAGTACTGGGGAATGTGAATCTTCTACAAAATATCATGATAATAATAGGATTACTTTTAAAGGTTGTATTGAGGAACTATTCCACTATTCTGAAGGTAATGATAATACGCGTAAAACTAAATTTTTATGGGGTGTTTGGAGATTGGAAGATGGAGCAAAAACGGTAACTTCAATGGACGATTTTGGATTatgctttattttaaagGAAAGGCCAACATGTGttataaagagaaaaaataattattcttttactAACTTAACAGCAAACTCTTTTGATCACAGtcaaattataaattaccCAGATGTAAAACGTTCACAAAAGAATGAAGAAGGCATTATCCTATCTAGAGAAACTGTAACAgataatattgaaaaaggAACAAGTATAAGTGAAAgggataataaaaaagaaagggaaacagaaaaaaatataagtatggAACTAAAACGAACTACAAATCATCAACCCCGTAAAGATGtacaagaaaatataaatggtacctcaggaatatatataaataatggtAATACAATATCATATCttcaaaaaatgtatacaccgctatatcaaaataaatttaacattttttctgATAACATGTATAAACCATTACACAAAGTGCGTGAGCCGACTGAAACGCAGAGCAATTTGTTGTTCAATAAACGTGCTCACAGTGGAGTGAAAtctgaatataaatatgcacatAACCTTAGGGATAGTGACAAAACAAATTTTCTGTATAAATCACACACGAACgtattattaatgaaaaatccTCAAGCCAAATTTATGGAAAGgtttgatatattaaaaaatcatgtatatatagattGGAAAAAGGATggaaaatatggaaaaggTGATTTCAAATATGACATAATATCAGATGATACTGCTGGTACTTCGGAatcattattaattaatgatTTTGCGGATATCTGTCCAAATCATGTTGTTCCAGGTAGAGCACATGGAAGTTGCCCTAACTATGGTAAAGCTATTATTGTTCAAACACTTGtaaatgaagaagaagataTCAATTTCAATTTGaactttttaaatgaaattcaTACAGGATATCTTAATAGAAAAGCTAGGTCTAATGTTGAACTTCCATACAATAAAAGTGGGATAGCTATGCACCATGGTTTTTCTACATCATGTCCATTGAATCATTTAGATGGAAGGTTCTATGAAAAAAAGACagattataattataatatgtgCAAGTCCAAAACGCTTTCATCAACTATAATTATGAAGGACTATGATATGGATAGgaacttatatacatattatggCCTTTATGGTTTAGGTGGACGATTAGTGTCTAATATTCCAAGACTTAGACAGAAgcataaattttatgaagaTAATATATCGCTTCCAATGAAAAATCCATCATTAATTAGGAATTTGTTTGACTGCTCTCTATATTCTTATTGTGTAGGTCCTTGTATTGAAGAcacatacaaaaataaatgttttcgTAATTTACCTGCTTATTATAATCATACTACAAACGAATGTGTTATATTAGGTACTCATGAACAAGAAAGAACTGAAAACTGTAGAAAAGATAAAGAGGATTTAAGTAGGCCCAATTGCCAAAAACTTAGAAAGACAATCCATTCCAAAGATTGGACGTATGTTTCATCGTTCGTTAGACCTGACTATGAAGAAAAATGTCCCCCAAGGTTCCCCttaaaatcaaaaatttttGGAATCTATGATGAAAAAACAGGAAAATGTGAAAGTCTTATGAAAGAATATTATAAGGTTAATATTAAAGCCTTTCCCTCATGCTTAGAATACTTATTTATCAGTTCtccaaaaaatgaatatagtAACAGGAAGAAAGATTTTTGGGGAATTTGGGTTTCAAATATACCCATTAATACAGATAATTATAGGTATACTAGTGGCACATGTTATCACATACCTGTAAAGCCAACTTGCGTTATTCATAGAGAGcaccatttttcatttactgCACTAACAGCGAACACCATTGATTTTGATCAAAATTTTAACATAGTAAATGTTGatgaattaattataaagcATGAATCAGAAGAATTAATTAAtcaagaaaataatttaaatgaagtTAAACAAGCAGATGATGGCAGTAATTCCTTTAATGCTAAATCTAGCAACTATGAAACACAATTTcagggagaaaaaaaattaagagcgaatgaagaaaaaagaaaggaagaAGAAGCCATGATTAATGAagagataaaaaaagtacaggatgcaaagaaaataaaagaagagcGAAAAGCTGATGAagtaaggaaaaaagaagaagcaaGAAAGGCTGAagatgaaagaaaaaaagaagaagagagAAAGGCTGCAGAggcaaagaaaaaagaagaatcaAGAAAGGCTGCAGAggcaaagaaaaaagaagaggagAGAAAGGCTGCTGaggtaaagaaaaaagaagaagagagAAAGGCTGCAGAggcaaagaaaaaagaagaatcaAGAAAGGCTGCAGAggcaaagaaaaaagaagaggagAGAAAGGCTGCTGaggtaaagaaaaaagaagaggagAGAAAGGCTGCTGAggtaaagaaaaagaag
Proteins encoded:
- the MAEBL gene encoding merozoite adhesive erythrocytic binding protein, putative, whose protein sequence is MRVFQIIALLVYLCIHIAGAINNPQNDFMDRFDIVKNHVNIRWTSSGSLGDGDLKYEIDDEYNGTSNLSTPENLGTCPNHEKSGISKGSCPDYGKTFVMDLQTDEYNEDFLNEISFGFLNKKFKIAVEIPVEKSGMAMYQGLFKSCPYDRSHSLIIRKENEYNMCFSKFYDNKYISTRVKKRTLRNNYVYFSSHGLGGRFGSNTEYPFHNYDPEENYVTKRMRYPNLIKNLSDCSIYSHCIGPCLDKDFDNKCFLNLPVVFNHKTKECVILGTHEEYRKRNCISNNSDGYEKCFLPIKKEEGKEWTYASSFLRPDYHTKCPPRYPLNDTEFGYFKDSTGECESSTKYHDNNRITFKGCIEELFHYSEGNDNTRKTKFLWGVWRLEDGAKTVTSMDDFGLCFILKERPTCVIKRKNNYSFTNLTANSFDHSQIINYPDVKRSQKNEEGIILSRETVTDNIEKGTSISERDNKKERETEKNISMELKRTTNHQPRKDVQENINGTSGIYINNGNTISYLQKMYTPLYQNKFNIFSDNMYKPLHKVREPTETQSNLLFNKRAHSGVKSEYKYAHNLRDSDKTNFLYKSHTNVLLMKNPQAKFMERFDILKNHVYIDWKKDGKYGKGDFKYDIISDDTAGTSESLLINDFADICPNHVVPGRAHGSCPNYGKAIIVQTLVNEEEDINFNLNFLNEIHTGYLNRKARSNVELPYNKSGIAMHHGFSTSCPLNHLDGRFYEKKTDYNYNMCKSKTLSSTIIMKDYDMDRNLYTYYGLYGLGGRLVSNIPRLRQKHKFYEDNISLPMKNPSLIRNLFDCSLYSYCVGPCIEDTYKNKCFRNLPAYYNHTTNECVILGTHEQERTENCRKDKEDLSRPNCQKLRKTIHSKDWTYVSSFVRPDYEEKCPPRFPLKSKIFGIYDEKTGKCESLMKEYYKVNIKAFPSCLEYLFISSPKNEYSNRKKDFWGIWVSNIPINTDNYRYTSGTCYHIPVKPTCVIHREHHFSFTALTANTIDFDQNFNIVNVDELIIKHESEELINQENNLNEVKQADDGSNSFNAKSSNYETQFQGEKKLRANEEKRKEEEAMINEEIKKVQDAKKIKEERKADEVRKKEEARKAEDERKKEEERKAAEAKKKEESRKAAEAKKKEEERKAAEVKKKEEERKAAEAKKKEESRKAAEAKKKEEERKAAEVKKKEEERKAAEVKKKKKQERLLRQEKKKNREKLQRQRKKKKQERLQRQRKKKRRERLQKLKKKEEARKAAEAKKKEEDRKAAEAKKKEEERKAAELKKKEEARKAAEAKKKEEDRKAAEAKKKEEERKAAELKKKEEARKAAEAKKKEEDRKAAEAKKKEEERKAAELKKKKRQERLLRQRKKKRIEKLQRQRKRRGEKGCRVKKRRADRKSCRGKEKRRGEKGCRVKEKEEARKAAEAKKKEEERKAAEVKKKEEARKAAEAKKKEEARKASEAKKKEEERKVAEARKKEEERKAAEGKEKEEERKAAEARKKEEERKAAEAKKKEEERKAAEAKKKEEERKDEEARKIIELKKGEIERNDDIKKKIMFDDGIIRNALGQNENLILKDDKKNLDSQIKGDVDSSSTSSSESKDFKKHNFNSINRSNYEENSQNNSNSEIYNKEHFEEGVKEDKIRTEIEDNGFGIETTNKSYLPSNNNNNYEKSSVDEYKFRDVIKTREEIINSSKNNTCSNVVSSKYCDFMKDSISSGTCSNEERKYLCCSISDYCLKFFDYNSNKYYDCTKKEFDDPSYKCFKKGDFSNMAYFAGAGIILMLLFVIGSKIILGKWFEEATFDEFEGNYDKVYTLAMISKEQIQESNPLDYSECVSDK